In Setaria viridis chromosome 5, Setaria_viridis_v4.0, whole genome shotgun sequence, the genomic stretch CATATCAGCAAGCAGGAATCTAGCGGCAGAAACGTGTTATGCTGGAGGAGTGCTGGACCACCCACGTGTGGAATGGACCGGACGGACGGCTCAGGGAGGCTCACGTTTTCCGGTCAAAAACGATGAATTTCCAGcggttctgaattctgatcttcttcttcccgtTCACCGGCTTGACTGTAAGTGGGTGGATGCGACCGTCTTTCGTCCCGGGTCCTGCACATTCCTGCTCCCTCTCCACCACCAGATGGCAATGGAAAACATGGTCACCTTTTTTATGCATGGCTACTCTTCTTCAGCCATTTGTTCTCCAGTAGACTTGGATTGATAAGAGATCCTGGCAAGTGGCAACGTCGCCAAAGCAAATTCCGCCACCGGATCCATCCATGTCCGGGCCCGACACACGAACTGGCTCGTGGGCCTCCAGATGAACGCCCCCGTCGTTAATACCTCTCACTCTCAGGAAGTGTTGGGGGTGTGTATTTGAAAAATAGATATAATAAAAGAACTAAAGTGTAAAATACTAAGAGTAAATAGATATAGGCAGAGAATGATCGAAAGACCGATTGATCCAGAACTTTTCCCCATCTACCTGTTCATGGCTGAGCCTGCTCTTCTTCCCAATCACAAATCTCTACTAGATCCACCCTTTAATCTTcaatggaaagaaaaaaaaaatctgagtgATCCGAAACTAGATGGTCAGCATGTGTAACCCcctcgagagaaaaaaaaaggcggCGTTCAAAGGAAGCATGGAGACAGGGACAACAGAAAATGACGAGATCCACAGTCTTCCTGCTACCACGCCTGCTAATGGGATTGTAATCCAACCGACACCAATCCAGATCAAGCTCACCCCATATTTATATTGTCTAAATCCAAACCAATCCACCTACTAGTTGATGATAGAACCCATAGATTTACTATAAAAAATCATGACTTGCTATACAAACCTATGAGCTCATATAAAAAACTCCTATATATTCGAAATAAATGTGAgtccgacatgtgggtcctatgTCAAGAGCCGGACTCTAAAACTAAAGCATCACGTTCACGCCTTAAAATTTTAacgaaattgatcgaaatttatTGAAGATGACAGAGTTTGACTGTCCGCTACTTTATGCtaaatagtatggctaaacataCATTTAGACCCGCATTAAGGGTCGGATCCTAGAATTAAAATCTCACGTTCACACCTaaaaattttagcgaaattcatcaaaatttgttggagatgactcaatTTGACTGCCCACTGCTTTGTGTAAAATAGTATGGTTAAACATACATGTGGGTGTCGCGTCAAGAGTCGGATCCTAGAATTAAAATCTCGcattcacactttaaaattttagcgaaattgatcaaaatttgtCGAAGATGACTCAATTCAAgtgtccgctactttgtgcaaaatagtatAGCTGGGCCCCACATTAAGAGTCGGACCCTCAAACTAAAACCTCCTTTTCACACTTTAAAGTTTTAAcgaaattgattgaaatttgttggagatgatttAGTTTAATAATTAACTACTTCGTGCGAAAATGTATAGTTGGACTTATACATGGGCTCATATCAAGAATCGGATCCTAAAATTGTTTCGTGAATCAAACTAATGCAACCCACTCTAAACCACTCCTAAACTATTTCCTCTTAGGAGgaatccaaaccaaaccaacCCATTTGATAAATCAGCCTATTAATAACCAATCTAAACAACTTCCAAAAGAAACCTAATCCATTGAAACCATTAAACCCAATCCAATTAGCATGAATGCCTGCTACCACCAGTAACCAAGTAACCATTCCTTTTCATTTCTTCCGTGCAGAACGTGGAACCCATCGACGATCACACGTTGGGGCCTTTCGCTGTCAAAATCAGCACATGATAACCGTTAAACCCGTAGCCGGCATGTGCAGAAACCCGGTGAAATTTCTACGTACTCCTGGTGCGCTTACTTTTCCACTGTATCATCCTGTACCTTCCCCCTCTACCTTTTGGAGCACGTAATATAGTAGAAGATGTAAAAAGAATCCTTTGAAAAAGTTACAAAGTCAAATATGCTCACATGTCAAAGCGTTAGGCTCTTGCTTTTCCTTCTTGATTATTCCCCGCTCTACCTGCTTCTTCTCGATGTGACGGTATACTTGATCCAGTTAGTAATCGCCCCTCCTATCGCCACGACACAGCTATATATGCAGAGAGGGCAGCCAACCACTCCAGCGACACTTGCCGAGTATGTACCATGTCGCTACCAGTACTACGGACCACCAGTCGCCTTCGCCTCAGCACGATGACGTGCACATCCAAATCAAAAGGCTACTGGATGGATGAAGGCCCCAAGTTGAAGTTGACTTGTAACAGTGGCTTGGCGCTCTCTTCGAGCAGTACTAGCAGGAGAGAGAAAGGTAGGGAAGCAATGCCATACGCTGGAGCAAAAAATTTCATGGGTGCTCCGGTAGCACCTGGAGCCCAGTTGAGCGGCGGGTGCTCCGGTAGAAAGGACAGCATGTTTGTCAAGGAAAAGGACTGTGCTTGCATAGTTGTTGATATAACAtgtaggggtgtttgatacttcCCCGCCCTGGTAGAAAGGACAACATGTTATGAGGAAAGGATTGTACTTGCATAGTTGTTGATATACATGTGGGTGTTTAGATActtggtgctaaactttagcggtgtcacatcggatgttcatatgctaattagaaggactaaacatgagctaattacaaaactaattgcagaaacctatgctaattcgcgagataaatctattaagcctaattaatccgtcattagcaaatggttactgtagcaccacattgtcaaatcatggactaattaggcttaataaatttgtctcgcgaattagactccatttgtgcaattagttttgtaattaacctatatttaacactcctaattagcattcaaacatccgatgtgatatacAGGTGCTAAATTCAAAGTGGGACCACGATTAGCACATGACAAGAAAAACGCTGGAGCGTTTTTTGCTGGACCAGCTACCTGTGGCGTGGGCGCGTGGCTTCCTTTACCTTCAGGGAACAGACTATACGCTGCTCCTGCTCTTCCAGACCCGGCGCTTGCTTTCTGAACCCTgaccatgagtccatgaccAACAACCTCTTGGACGAGCCAGAGGAGAGAGAACACTCCAAGAAATCGCTTCGGGGACCTGTTGGCTTGTTGCACTCCGCTTCCGGCCCAAGAAAAGCGCACGATCGATGACCCAGGGAAAACGTCACGGAACCGAGAGGAATTCCGCGTCGCGTTTTTAAAAATCTGTGCCGCACAGGCCAAGTGACGGCTCGTCGGCCGCCCCCcgttgcttgggccttggccttGCCTTTGCTTCGCGCATCCGTACATCACACCTtacgtccgccgccgccgtgtggactcgccctcgccctcgcgcggccgcggccgacgtggtccgcgcgcccgccgcgcacTAAACTACTATGCGGTAAGCGCCGGTGGATTTGGCCGTCCAAGCTACCGGCGCTGAGCACCGTCTTTCTGCCGTGAAGAAAAGGTCACCGCACTTTCGATTCGTCAAGATATGCACGTACAGTCACGGAACAAATAGTCAAGAGGCATGTACATGTACAAGCCAGGTACTACAAAGACACAGTGACACAAGCAACTGGCCGGCCGGGTCGACGATGAACGAGTACTCTAACTAACCGAAAAAGCCACCGGCCGAAAAAGATTCTGGACGCGCGGCAAAAGAAAGCACGCAACCTTTTTCGCTACGTGCCTAACAGTGCGTTCCGATCCGAGGCGCCACGGGGGTGTGACCAAGTGTGATACGTACGAGTGCGACCGCGGCACGTTTCTTCGTGTCCAAGGCCTCTCTCATCACATCGGAGTGGCTGGCTGGCTCGCTCTCATCGGCCAGTTCGCACGCGGGCAATCCACCGAAAAGCCCTGACGTGAACGCCTCTTCCTTCACACATGGCCGTGTCCAGTCACGCACACAAACCCATCTCGTCAGCGCGCACGCACGGCCCCGCCTCGGCttatataccagcacgtacgtGCGCGTAGGGGTGGAATTTTTTTTAGCTCGtctctcgatcgatcgatcgatcgatcgccatGACGCTTACGAGGCACGAAGCGGAGGACAGAAGGGAGATGGAGGGGCTCCGGGCGGACGCCGTCGCGCGGCTCTCGCTGTCGTCGTCGCCTGAGTCTTCttcttcggcggcggccggcggcgacaggccgtcgtcgtcgtcggccgcgagcaggaaggccatggcggcggagggcgtGTTCGAGTGCAAGACGTGCAGCAGGCGCTTCGCCTCGTTCCAGGCGCTCGGCGGGCACCGGACCAGCCACACGCGGCTGCAGGCGCGGATGCTCAGCGacccggcgggcgcggcggcggccgccgagagGGACAGGGCGCGGGTGCACGAGTGCGCCGTCTGCGGGCTCGAGTTCTCCATGGGCCAGGCGCTCGGCGGGCACATGCGCCGCCACAGGGGGGAGGCGCCGCCAGCCTCGCACGACGGCGCCGCGCAGTCGGGGCAGGCCATGCCGGACCTCAACTTGCCGCCGTtggaggacggcgacggcggccaagATCAACAACAATCGGCTGATCGGAGCTCGGAGCCTCAGCTGCTCAACCTGCTTGTATAGCTAGCCTAGCGTGCACAGCATATTACATATGTGCATGGTGATTCTATGGTGTACAGTACATGAGTGGTGATTAAATTTTCGGAACCTGAAATGACATGAAATTATACATTAACTGTAGCTTCGTTTCATAGGTTAAGTCCTTCTTAATTCGGTAGGTTTTCCTTTTGTAAAGCTGTTTGTCGACTGTAATTCGTTTGTTGTAAGTAAAATTGTCCATATATTATCTGACAGCTTGCTGCCTCAATTAGTGGTTCGGTGGAGATTGTTAATTGTACGAGTCTATCATTCAGTTTTCCTAAAAAGAGGTGGAAGTGTTTCCGATGCGAGACAAAAACATTCCTAGAAAATCACAGCAAAGAGCTGATGTTGTGTTTGTGGAATTTGTGATTGGACCTATCATCTCGTCTTCTTCTCTACCGGCGGTTGGCGTGGCCCTTCACCACCACACCTACCCGTCATGCCGCCTCATGTGCAGGTGCAAGCACCTCTGTTCCGCGCCCTTCCTTCCCTTTTCTCTGCACGCCATTACTACCGTCCTAACCCTGTCTTCATTGGCGTCGTGCCCTGCACGCCGCTCccttccttccccttcctttaCACGCCATCATTACCGTCCTAACCCCCACCTCTGCTGGCGGCGTGCCCCGCATGCCGCGCCCTTCCCCCTTCCACTACACGCCATCATCGACGTCCTAACTCCGCCTCCGTTGGCGTCGTGCCCTGCATGCGGCGCCCTTCCTTTCCCTTCCTCTACATGCCATCATTGCCATCCTAACCCCGCCTCTGTTGGCGTCGTGCCTTGCACGCCGCGCccttccttccccttcctctacACGACATCATCGCCATCCTAACCCCCGCCTCTTTTGATGCCGTGCCCTGCATGCCGcggccttcttccccttcctctaCACGCCATCATCGCCGTCCTAATCCCGCCTCTTTTGGCGCCGCGGccttccttccccttcctctacACGCCATCATCGCCATCCTAACTCTGCATCTGTTGGCCTCGTGCCCTGCATGCCGCGCCCTTCCTTTCCCTTCCTCTACACGCCATCATTGTCGTCCTAACCCCACCTCTATTGGTGTTTTGCCTTGCACGCCGTgcccctccttcctcttcctctacaCGCCATCATCACCATCCTAACCCCGTCTCTATTGGCGTCGTGCCCACGCGCGCCCTTCCTTCCCCTTCATCTACACGCCATCATCGTCGTCCTAACCCCGCGCACTGCTAATCATGGCAGCTTGTCATCCCGGGCACCAACTTCCAGCTGTATTCTATTGCTCTGGCCAGCGGCTCCCACCATCTTGTCTCAGTAAACCGACCATCCAAGCTCCTTTCTAAGTCAGAGGATAGCAAATAAACCCACCCCCCACCCTAAAACTCGAACCCATCAACATCTTAATGGTGCAATGCTCCTAAGGCAGCATCACTAATATAAAAACCAATGGAAGAAAACGAAACGGATCTGACATCCAACGGTGGACACATGTATCTAAGATAACTTAGGCTCTCTTTTTTCGAAGATGAATAAGAACCCGGTTAAGAGTTGATAAAAGTCTAGGCTGAACTGAAAAGTCCAATTACAGTTACCGTtcacctttttttaaaaaaaagtaggcCGTTCACTTTTTATTTGGGATTTTTTtgcatttatatatatatttttttcgattttgcagaaatatatagtcggatgaaaaaattgcaaaactaagcTATTGTCGCCGGCCCAGTAGGctttttttcatccgactatatatttctgcaaaatcgaaaaaaaatataaaaaaaataaaaaaaagttctttATTTAGGAACTTCGAGAGAATCTGTGGTCCAACTCTTGCTTTCGCGATAGCTGGGCCAAACATTTTAGGCAGCTCGAGTCCTGCCGGGGCTTCTGGGAACTTCTTGAGCGTGTCACAGGCTCACATCCTCACACACAGGCCACTGACGGCGCCACAGCAGCTcatcgccggctcgccgccaccaccaaccACCGTTGCTTCCTCGAGCCCAATGCCAAAGCTTCCCCAAGCTTGCCACCGTTGCAAGACTGCTAGTCTGCTACCGCTCCGATCTCGTAGTCAGGAAAGGGACTGGTGTGAGAGGAAATGGATCAAAAGTAGGGAGAGCTCAGAGCTGACCATGGGGACCGGTGCTGATGTGGAGGCAGACAAGATGGAAAGATGAAGTACCAGTAGGGGCAAAATGGTCCAATCATCAGGCTCCTATTTTTGCCAAGCACACCCCCAAATTTACAGCTTCACTCAGAGCCTCTTCCCGTAGGAGCCATCTCCTAGCTGGGGTAAGACGAAGGAAAAGGAATGCAGTACAGTCGAGTAGGGTACTGCTTTCCCGAGATTCCACACATCTCAGAACTGGGAGGAATCGGAGGACGAGAAGTAATGATAGCATTACGATTTGGCACCGTGCTACCATGTACCGTGGATCACGCGGCCAGCTACCACGGCTCGCATTCATAATCACGCCTAACGTTACGTTAACACTTGGAACTGACAAGTGACAACCCCATTAGCACAGCATAAATCAGGTTACAGGACAGTATCAAGTTCAGACAACGACGCAGCACAGGCACAGCACACATATTGACAGGGCTCACTTCACTCGGAGAATCACAGGCAGGATCTAGCAAGCAGATGGAAACAAACTGGACTACAGGACAGTTATCTACTGTTCCCCACGCAAGAAGCCACGCAGGCGCCGCCACCACTCGATCGCCAGCTCGCCGGGATGACGGCCGCATGCCACCGGCGACGAGGACGCAGTCGTCATCCCTTGTTATTATTCCCCTGCGCGGTGCAGGAGATGACCAGGTAGCCGCCGTCTCTCTTGGCCTTGGGCTTCCGCGGGATGCAGCGGTCATGCAGGTCCCCGGCCTCCTTGGCCAGCTCCAGCTTTATCACCCTGCCAGACAGACGCATGGTAGTAGTAGTAGAGTTCAGCACGACTCGGATCATCATAATCATCACCGTATCACTATCTCATCATCACTATTCTCGTACGCCGTCACTCACATGGCAGTAGAGTATAGTACTCTATACTACGATCTCTTATTTCCATGCGCTAGTGAATGTAGATTGTGCCCACGCCTAATTAGGGCTCTGTACGACTGGACCACGGATTAAAAGCGGGGTTTGAAATTCCTGACAAAGGCTGCTGTTACAGGCTCACATCATGACATCAGGTTACTCTTTCAAGAACTGCGCAGTAGTACTGCAGGTTTATGAGTAGCTTCAGGCTAATCCTTCTGAAACGTAGAGCGTACGCGCGCCAAAAGCAGGATGAACCAAATGATTTGGTGCTCCCGATTACCGGAGCCCCGATCCTGCCCGGCTCGCACGGAACGGGAGCAGGTCGCCAGGTCCCCCGGCCGAGAATTGAAGCCCACCCGTTCCTGATGAAATTCTTCGCTACCCCTCGTCCCCGCGATCAGTGCGGCCGTGATGCCTGGTGCGCGACAGCTCCACGAGACCTACTTCTATTTATGGAGGTGACCACTAATGGAGGCTGGATGGAGCGTATCTCGCGCGTACGGCAATGGCGTGGTGGGTTCAGCTGCGGCGATGACGATGAGCAGAGCCAGAGCCATTACTGCCGATTACGACAGGGCGGTTCAATGCAACAGTGGCAGCTCATCCTTACTACTACTGCCATCCATGAGAGGCGTCTCGCGTAAGCGACGGATCGGTGATCCGGGCGCTTGCTGCGGCTTGCGTCGTCGCGTCAATTATGATTACGAGAGGGatggatttctttttttcttcaccTGTCTGCGTTGTACGACGACGACCGCCGGAGAACGGCGAGGTCCTGGGACGTGTCGTCGTCGCCCGACGAGCGCTTCGCGGTCTCGATGATGCTCCCGCTGAAGTACTCCTTGTCCTCCACGATCTTCGCGCGGTAGGTCGgcacctccgcggccgccgacgccggcgggcggggcgggcgcgcgcggtggcggtggtggtggaggttgtGGTGGTGTCGCGCGCGCGGCATCACCGGGGAAGCACGCGCGTCGCGCACGGACACGGACCCGCACGAGATGAGCTGCATGAGCACGGAGGGTGCCCGGGCCCGGCCGCTGCCGCTGATGGCCGCCACGACGCGCCCGTCCGCCTTGATCAGCGCCTCCAGCGTCTCGGGGCTCGTCGACGCCGTCGGCGGTGACGTCTCCGCCCGGCTCAGCTCGTCCTGCGGCGCGGCAGCCTGGGCATGGGCGCGCCTAGGGTGtccgcggccgccgtcctcggtcTGCGTCGCGGCGTCCGCGGCGCACTCCTCACCCTTGTACACGACGTACTCACCGAGCCCatcggccgcgccgcgcgcgccggcgctcTTCTTCCGGTGCGCGTGCGCCTCCCACCtggcggaggacgaggaggtgggCGTCTCCTGCGAgccggaggacgacgaggacgcggcggccgcgtcgaGCAGCGGGGCCGGCGGCACCGCCGGGTGCAGGCGCTCGGTGCCCTTGAGCACGTACTCCCGGCCGACCACCGGGTGGATGTAGTCGTCGTCCGCCAGGTCGTGCCACACGAACCCGTTCCGGTAGCTCCtgcattgcagttgcagcaaTGAACACATGTCACGGCGTGGTGCACCAAACTCGTGACGAAAACGAGAAGCACTCGCGCAGACACCTACCTCTTGGATGCCCACGAGTACATGCGCGCCATGCCCTTGCCTCGCAGCGCGTCGAGCCGGTCGATCACATCTACGCGCACAGAACGAAGCAATGGCAACACGTTACAGAACGCTCAACGAACGCCATTGAAACGGAAGGCGAAATGCCATGAGAACGAAGCATGTGTGAGCAGAGCATTGGTACCTCGGAGGTAGAGGCCGTCGGGGCTGGAGAGCGCGACTTCCATGAAGTGCGGGTGCTCGAGGTGCCCGTTCCTCGACAGGTAGTACACGACCGCCGGCCTCGGCCGCGgtggcctcggcggcgccgccgccaagtcGGGGCTCCTCGGCTCCTGCTCCCGCCTCTGCATCCTTGCCTGCTCCGCTCTCGCCCTGctgcccgccaccaccaccgccatgcGCTCTCTCTGCCACTGAGTAAATTGATGCGCGGCAGCTGGCGTCTCTCCTCGCTCGCTCGCTAGAGCTCGTAGCGTTTAAATGGCGCGAGTGCGACACAAGGGGAGGTGCGAAAGGGAGGGCTCAGGGGCGCAGCGCGCAGTGCACTGCAAGAGGCATTCAAATCGTGTGCCAGGACCAGCGTGGCGGCTCCTGCAAACCGCAGCGCTTTTGCGTGGCTTGGTGCACACTAATGACCGCAGTGAAATTAAACTGTGGAGCCTGTGGCTGGAGGAAAAAGGAGCTGAGAAAGCTTGGTAGGAAAGAACTCTTTGCGATCTTGTTGCTTTCTCCTTGGTTCCTCTTTCCTTGGCGTCCTTGAGGTCAACTGGACGCCGGAAGCAGCAGTGCGTTTTGTTTGGCAGAAGACTGTCCTGCTGGTTAAGTACTGTACTGCTTCTATCTGGTATAGTTAAGAGGAGCCTAATTGCTGTCGGTGTTGACTAGGTAATGACTTAATAAGGCTTGCCGGCTGTCAAAGACTGCCTAGTCTAGAGGACGGTGAAAATGGCAGCTGGTTTGGCGCTGCCAAGGCAGTTGTTTTATGCTTGCCCCTTCGACTCGCGAGGCCCACGCAAACACGAGTCTGGGGCACGGCGAATCGGCGCTGACCAGACGAGCCGGCGAGTCCAAGTGCCACAGTCCCTGGTCCAAGTCCAAGGCCTATCACAGTCGCACTGTAAAAAAGAGGCTTAGAGGGGTTCGGATCCTGAGGTTAAAATTTAATCCGtgaggattaaatataagttaattataaaactaattatatagatagaggctaaacggcaagacgaatctattaagccctaattaatccatcattagcaaatgattactgtagaagcacattgtcaaatcatgtactaattagacttaatagattcgtctcgctatttaatcttcatctgtgtaatgagtttttttaaataatttatGTTAATTAggatctaaatattcgatagtTCCTTAGTTCGCGAATCAAACACCTCTGAATAGTCCGCGAATCAAACACCTCTGCATAGTGTGTACTTCGAGTCCAGACCGTTCCAAGTTTCCAACGATTTGTTTAGTGGCTCTGAGGTTCCATGTCCGATGCATGCCCCGTGGCGTGGCCGCGCACCATTACATAATAATCCGTGCATCATGTGAGCCGCCCGAGCACGGGTACGCCGCGCCGATGTTGGTAATAACATTTGGAAGCATTTGCGTGCAGGCGAAGGCTGCAATCCCTGTCCTGCCCACTTGGGGCCTCCGAGTTCCAACCCGCTGCTCTGCTGCTGCATTCCTGCATGGGAGCAGGCGGGGACAAGTATGCTAATCCGAGCCACGTGACAAGGATCAGGCAGGACCACGCTAACAGGACTAGGGGCGGTGCTGAGGAGGAGCCACAATTTGGTCCAGTTTGGTTGGGTTTTTTTTGTGCTCGAACTTCACCTGCCACCGGCTACTGTAGCATGTCGGTAGCCTCATGAAGCCGAAGAGTTTTGTGAggggaggagaaagagagagaaaagaaactCCACGCTATAGTAAATGAACAATAGATGGTTAGAAGGAGCCGCATTCAGAAGGAGCTCCACCAAACTGACTCTTTATACCTCCTTCGGCTCCTCCGCCGGCtatgagagggagaggaggagagagaaatttaATTCTAATGAACCGTGCACGAACAGTAGATGAACAGTGATTGAATAGTACGGTGTCGGAGCCGCGCCACACGCACCCTGGTATATCCCGAGATAATCCGAGCCCGCTTAGGGTCGGTCCCCACTGGTCAGGCAGCTGTGATTAACCACCACTCCACCAGGCGATTATTTACTGGATCGAGAGCGGAGGGGACAGGCGGTCAGGACAAGCGGGAGGCTCCACCGGCTACGGAATGAGGCGGGCAACCGCAGGTGCGGAAAGCGAGAGCGCacgacgggcgggcggcgacaccgGGGGCGGGGAGGGAGCTCGCGGGGCGCGCGGGGGATCGAGACTGCGTTTGACTCACGGCGGAGATGGACGGGACGCGCCACCGCTGGGCCGTTCCGGCGTTCGAGATCCGCCGCCTCGTGTGGAGTTGTTTTCGCCTTTTCACAGCTCGTCTTTACCGCGCCCGGTAAGCGTAGCGCAGCGCACTGATTAACCGCTGTGGTGGCCGGTGGTCGAGGCGGGCAATCGATCGATCGCGTTCACGCTGCCGGTATCGATGCCAGAGGCACCTCAGAAGCTCATCGTACTGGGCTCGACACTTTTCTTTTGTACCCTACAGATGAGCGGATTTGGCGGgatacaaaaggaaaaaaatgcatgTAGCTGCTGGCATGTGATCTATAGCTCGGAGCAAAGTCCACATCCGTTGCGTCGCACAGGTTTCCAAGCGCAGCAAATCACCGAGGTTTTAGTTTAGAGCTGGAAGCTTGTGGGTAGGCGTAGGCGTCGCCGCGCAGCACAGCAACCAGCAAGACGCCACTTGAGCAATGCACGGGTTGAGGACAGAGTCATGCGACGCGTATCGTCCGGTCTTGCGAGGAGAAGAAGCCGACGAGGCCAGAATCACGGAGGACGTAACTCTTGCCACTGTTCCGTTAGCTGTTTGCTACGGCCGCCCTTTTTTCACGCACCGCGTTGGTCCAGCGCACGCCTTGACGGGAGAGGACAAAGGACGGGATCTGATCGGTTACCTTCGATGCGATCGGGTACAGGCGGTTGCAGAGAACATGCGCGGTAGGAGgacggttttttttttctttttctttcagaGGATCTCAGAGTCAGAGTCCAGAACTGCTGTTAGCTTGTCACCTGCTCTCTCCCTGGTACGTGGGCCCAAAGCGCCGCCTAGATTAGCTCACAGAGGCCCAAACAAAAGGCCGGAAGTGCATTAAACAAATAGAATACtagtgaagaagaaagaagcgTGCAGGCCCATGAAGGCCCGTCCACACCTGTCGCCAGGCCTGTTCGACTCATGAATCGAATGGCAGGCGAGCCCAAACCTAGCTAGCGCATCAGGTCCGCCGCACTAAGCCCGCTCGCAAACCCCTCAcaaccctcgccgccgccggccgctccacCCCCGCCGTCGCCATGGGCAACTTCCGCAAGCTCGGCCGCCCCGCCTCCCACCGCGTCTCCATGCTCAGGTGTTCCTTTCTCCCACCTCGACGCCCCTATCTATGGCTCCGCACCGCCTTGCCGCTGACCTCTGGATTTGTCTCCTCGGCAGGACGATGGTGTCGCAGCTGGTGAAGCACGAGCGCATCGAGACCACCGTCGCCAAGGTACTCTCTTTCGCATCTTGTTGCTTCGTCGATAGGCCGGTGGGATTTGTGTTCTAGGAGCTGTGATTGTTGACTTGAGTGCCCTGCCCTTCATTTGCGTGGTTGGTTTCAGGCGAAGGAGGTGCGGCGGAAGGCGGATCAGATGGTACAGCTCGGGAAGGAGGTAAACGGAACACCACTCCTCTGTTGCTAACTGAATTCCATCCTGAAATATCGTGCCATTCCGTGGTATCGATGAATCTATGTGGAGCAGTGGGTGTAAAACAACCTAACAGTCATTTCGTTAAGTTCGCACATAGATTGGAAACAATTGTAAGCATGGAATCACTTAGCGTTACTACTCCTGGACTCTCAATTAGCAGTGTAGAATTCAGATTCAGGGATGTGTCTTCATGAGACGGGTAGGCATTGTTGCTTAACTTGGAGGTGGAGTGGTGGACACCATTAGTTGCTGATTAGCACTTTAGAAATAGTATTGCCTGTCTACTGTTTGACATTAATCTTTAATGAAATCTCAGTGAGATGCTTAGAAGTAGCTTCTTTATAAGTAAATTCAAAT encodes the following:
- the LOC117858364 gene encoding uncharacterized protein is translated as MTLTRHEAEDRREMEGLRADAVARLSLSSSPESSSSAAAGGDRPSSSSAASRKAMAAEGVFECKTCSRRFASFQALGGHRTSHTRLQARMLSDPAGAAAAAERDRARVHECAVCGLEFSMGQALGGHMRRHRGEAPPASHDGAAQSGQAMPDLNLPPLEDGDGGQDQQQSADRSSEPQLLNLLV
- the LOC117855219 gene encoding protein SOSEKI 4, which codes for MAVVVAGSRARAEQARMQRREQEPRSPDLAAAPPRPPRPRPAVVYYLSRNGHLEHPHFMEVALSSPDGLYLRDVIDRLDALRGKGMARMYSWASKRSYRNGFVWHDLADDDYIHPVVGREYVLKGTERLHPAVPPAPLLDAAAASSSSSGSQETPTSSSSARWEAHAHRKKSAGARGAADGLGEYVVYKGEECAADAATQTEDGGRGHPRRAHAQAAAPQDELSRAETSPPTASTSPETLEALIKADGRVVAAISGSGRARAPSVLMQLISCGSVSVRDARASPVMPRARHHHNLHHHRHRARPPRPPASAAAEVPTYRAKIVEDKEYFSGSIIETAKRSSGDDDTSQDLAVLRRSSSYNADRVIKLELAKEAGDLHDRCIPRKPKAKRDGGYLVISCTAQGNNNKG